Proteins encoded in a region of the Streptomyces sp. NBC_00258 genome:
- a CDS encoding PPOX class F420-dependent oxidoreductase gives MTISFDDSVRELLDGKNFASVATLGPSGAPQNSVVWFKREGDTVLFSSTDGRQKIRNLRRDPRISISVYDLANPYTSVEIRGTAEILPDEGKRLPHELSHKYLGIDPPAEKDDQVRVIVRVVPERIVGFSA, from the coding sequence ATGACGATCTCCTTCGACGACTCGGTCCGTGAACTCCTCGACGGCAAGAACTTCGCCAGCGTCGCCACTCTCGGCCCCAGTGGCGCTCCCCAGAACTCGGTGGTCTGGTTCAAACGCGAGGGCGACACCGTCCTCTTCTCCTCGACCGACGGCCGGCAGAAGATCCGCAACCTCCGGCGCGACCCCCGGATCAGCATCTCGGTCTACGACCTCGCCAACCCCTACACCTCGGTGGAGATCCGCGGCACCGCCGAGATCCTCCCCGACGAGGGCAAACGCCTCCCGCACGAGCTCTCGCACAAGTACCTCGGGATCGACCCTCCCGCGGAGAAGGACGACCAGGTCCGCGTGATCGTCCGTGTCGTCCCCGAGCGGATCGTCGGATTCTCGGCGTGA
- a CDS encoding uridine kinase produces the protein MGRVRLEAITWDRLGDLLAERLLDLKPADGSPWPRIAFDGAPAARPGDLAELVAEALRLRGRSALVVGTEDFLRPASLRFEYGHQDVEAYYGGWFDTGALWREVFGPLEAGGDGRVLPDLWDPATDRATRSPYVQLPPGAVLLLHGPLLLHHWFPFDLTVHVRLSPAALRRRTPEIEHWTLPAYERYESETAPGDAADVLVRADDPRHPAWNG, from the coding sequence ATGGGCAGGGTGCGACTCGAAGCGATCACCTGGGACCGGCTCGGCGACCTCCTCGCCGAGCGCCTGCTCGATCTGAAGCCGGCCGACGGCAGCCCCTGGCCGCGTATCGCCTTCGACGGGGCTCCCGCCGCCCGGCCCGGTGATCTCGCCGAACTCGTCGCCGAGGCCCTGCGCCTGCGCGGCCGGTCCGCACTCGTCGTCGGCACGGAGGACTTCCTGCGGCCCGCCTCCCTCCGGTTCGAGTACGGCCACCAGGACGTCGAGGCGTACTACGGCGGCTGGTTCGACACCGGCGCCCTGTGGCGCGAGGTCTTCGGCCCGCTGGAAGCCGGCGGCGACGGCCGTGTACTGCCCGATCTCTGGGACCCGGCCACCGACCGGGCAACCCGTAGCCCGTACGTCCAACTCCCGCCTGGTGCCGTGCTGTTGCTGCACGGTCCACTGCTGCTGCACCACTGGTTCCCGTTCGACCTCACCGTCCACGTACGCCTCTCACCGGCCGCGCTGCGCCGGCGTACCCCCGAGATCGAGCACTGGACGCTTCCCGCGTACGAGCGCTACGAGAGCGAGACGGCGCCGGGCGATGCGGCCGACGTCCTGGTGCGCGCGGACGACCCGCGCCACCCGGCGTGGAACGGCTGA